In one Kitasatospora cineracea genomic region, the following are encoded:
- a CDS encoding acyltransferase domain-containing protein, which translates to MLPLSARTPGALRRIGEQLADRLARDPALALGDVAHTLRAHRPQLPYRAAVVASRTEDAARLLAGPLPSSDRVQPGRVPPVAFLLPGGGTQYVGMGADLYRDVPVYRAAIDACAGILRPHLGHDLRDDLYRHTEPGSAEAFLSLVATQYALARTLTAHGVQPDAFLGHSLGEYTAACLAGVLSLEEMLPLVATRLRLIIAAGGATTSVALGEPELRGYLTEELSLAAVNGPHACTVAGRTAAVAELEAKLTADAVTYRRLRMPAAAHSLVLDPVLESFATALDGVTLHRPHTPYVTNVTGDWITDDQAVDRRHWIAHTRRTVRFADGVARLWQRDAPLLVEVGPGQVLGTLAQTVLDDPAAVAVATMRHARAERPDGQVLAETLGRLWSAGVPVDLAGWEGGGRRVPLPAYPFERRRHWIPAARAAAAPTATTCPTADRPDEPDEPDQPGRPLPGRTPRPLLAAAYLAPRTDLERAVTAHWEEVLKVAGIGIEDNFFDLGGDSMRAVLLTSRLRGAGVLDVPVTRLLAAPTVRALVAQARPADPDGAFAPVLALRADGSRRPLFCVHPSIGTAWCYTALLPRLGPDQPVYGLQARGLDGREPVAEDAAAMVADCLARVRAVQPHGPYRLLGGSYGGVVAHAVATELRRGGEQVELLAMMDTPLPETLAALAVPDQEEAERLVAAILGGDGSGLPVGAEEARAMARVFANNLAVSGGFALREFDGELLFFTAAGPGAVPEGLPESARAADAQPLAEAWRRYAPAAVRDHRLPCGHYEMTRPEHIARVGEVLAAALARLDGPHRPDAPHHSDDHDSSDRKD; encoded by the coding sequence GTGCTGCCGCTGTCGGCCCGCACCCCCGGCGCGCTGCGCCGGATCGGCGAGCAGCTGGCCGACCGGCTCGCCCGGGACCCCGCGCTGGCGCTCGGCGACGTGGCCCACACGCTGCGCGCCCACCGCCCCCAACTGCCCTACCGGGCCGCGGTGGTGGCCTCCCGCACCGAGGACGCCGCGCGGCTGCTGGCCGGCCCGCTGCCGTCGTCCGACCGGGTGCAGCCCGGCCGGGTGCCCCCGGTCGCGTTCCTGCTGCCCGGCGGCGGCACCCAGTACGTCGGCATGGGCGCCGACCTCTACCGGGACGTGCCGGTCTACCGCGCCGCGATCGACGCCTGCGCCGGGATCCTGCGGCCGCACCTGGGCCACGACCTGCGCGACGACCTGTACCGGCACACCGAACCCGGCAGCGCGGAGGCCTTCCTCTCGCTGGTCGCCACCCAGTACGCGCTGGCCCGCACGCTGACGGCCCACGGCGTGCAGCCCGACGCCTTCCTCGGGCACTCGCTCGGCGAGTACACGGCGGCGTGCCTGGCCGGGGTGCTGTCACTGGAGGAGATGCTGCCGCTGGTCGCCACCCGGCTCCGGCTCATCATCGCCGCCGGCGGCGCGACCACCAGCGTGGCGCTCGGCGAGCCGGAACTGCGCGGCTACCTGACCGAGGAGCTGTCGCTGGCCGCCGTCAACGGCCCCCACGCCTGCACGGTGGCCGGCCGGACGGCCGCGGTCGCCGAACTGGAGGCCAAGCTGACCGCCGACGCCGTGACGTACCGCCGGCTGCGGATGCCGGCCGCCGCCCACTCGCTGGTGCTCGACCCGGTGCTGGAGTCCTTCGCGACCGCCCTGGACGGCGTCACGCTGCACCGGCCGCACACGCCGTACGTCACCAACGTCACCGGCGACTGGATCACCGACGACCAGGCCGTCGACCGCCGGCACTGGATCGCCCACACCCGCCGCACCGTGCGGTTCGCCGACGGTGTCGCGCGCCTGTGGCAGCGGGACGCCCCGCTGCTGGTGGAGGTCGGCCCCGGACAGGTGCTGGGAACGCTGGCACAGACCGTGCTGGACGACCCGGCGGCGGTGGCCGTGGCGACCATGCGGCACGCCAGGGCGGAGCGCCCGGACGGCCAGGTGCTCGCCGAGACGCTCGGGCGGCTGTGGAGCGCCGGGGTGCCGGTCGACCTGGCGGGCTGGGAGGGCGGCGGCCGCCGGGTGCCGCTGCCGGCCTACCCGTTCGAGCGCCGGCGGCACTGGATCCCCGCGGCCCGGGCGGCCGCCGCCCCGACCGCGACGACCTGCCCGACGGCCGACCGGCCAGACGAGCCGGACGAGCCGGACCAGCCCGGCCGGCCGCTGCCGGGCCGCACCCCCCGCCCGCTGCTCGCCGCCGCCTACCTCGCGCCGCGGACCGACCTGGAGCGTGCGGTGACCGCGCACTGGGAGGAGGTCCTCAAGGTGGCCGGGATCGGGATCGAGGACAACTTCTTCGACCTCGGCGGCGACTCGATGCGGGCCGTCCTGCTCACCAGCCGCCTGCGCGGCGCCGGCGTGCTGGACGTCCCCGTCACCCGGCTGCTGGCCGCCCCCACGGTCCGCGCCCTGGTCGCGCAGGCCCGGCCCGCCGACCCGGACGGCGCGTTCGCTCCCGTGCTGGCACTGCGCGCCGACGGCAGCCGCCGCCCGCTGTTCTGCGTGCACCCCAGCATCGGGACCGCCTGGTGCTACACCGCGCTGCTGCCCCGGCTCGGGCCCGACCAGCCGGTGTACGGGCTGCAGGCGCGCGGGCTGGACGGCCGCGAACCGGTGGCCGAGGACGCCGCCGCGATGGTCGCGGACTGCCTCGCCCGGGTGCGCGCCGTCCAGCCGCACGGCCCGTACCGCCTGCTCGGCGGCTCCTACGGCGGCGTCGTGGCGCACGCGGTGGCCACCGAACTGCGGCGCGGGGGCGAGCAGGTGGAGCTGCTGGCGATGATGGACACCCCGCTGCCCGAGACCCTGGCGGCGCTCGCGGTGCCCGACCAGGAGGAAGCCGAGCGGCTGGTGGCGGCGATCCTCGGCGGGGACGGCTCCGGGCTGCCCGTCGGCGCCGAGGAGGCGCGGGCGATGGCCCGGGTCTTCGCCAACAACCTGGCGGTCTCCGGCGGCTTCGCGCTCCGGGAGTTCGACGGCGAGCTGCTGTTCTTCACCGCCGCCGGCCCGGGCGCCGTCCCCGAGGGCCTGCCCGAGTCCGCGCGGGCGGCGGACGCGCAGCCGCTGGCCGAGGCCTGGCGCCGGTACGCCCCCGCGGCCGTGCGGGACCACCGACTGCCGTGCGGCCACTACGAGATGACCCGCCCCGAACACATCGCCCGGGTCGGCGAGGTACTGG
- a CDS encoding non-ribosomal peptide synthetase, which produces MASVAVYLHRCTGLGEVTLGSGRSTLKPAPGLSFREVVAQLGDGQLRYTFEELLQDLELAEGDGADGPERVARLERLLESLTARPDAPVGRAGWLSPQELTLLEEANATAHPVPATTLVDLVEAQASRTPEAEAVRCAEQSLDFAGLNERADRIARLLAARGAGPGRTVAVALPRSTELVVALLGVLKSGAAYVPLDLDHPAGRLAAVLADTGPAAVLTDRAGAAVLGTAGAGPALLRLDDAAVTAELAEPTGTAPSGAEPGAGVRPRPHDAAYVIHTSGTTGRPKGVVVSHAAICNRLLWMRHAYRIDGHDRILHKTPFGFDVSVWELFLPLISGAALVCAEPGGHQDPGYLAALIRRERITTAHFVPSMLQICVQDPEPWQGTGLRRIICSGEALPTALAARAAELTGAQVHNLYGPTEAAVDVTAWAHSAADTTATVPIGHPVWNTRTHVLDAALRPVPPGATGELYVAGDQLADGYLGQPALTAQRFVADPYGPPGTLMYRTGDLVRRLPGGELEFIGRADQQIKLRGVRIEPAGIEAALLAHPQVRAAAVLLREDRPGHPYLAAYVVPDPGAEPDPGRWRAHLEESLPAAMVPGAFVALDRLPTTVNGKLDRSALPAPAAPGTGRGESPRTARQALLCELFEQVLGTPGVGPQDSFLELGGHSLSAARLSALVRAAVGVELSIRELYAHPTPAALAERLEHAPTARPPLLPGPRPAQVPLSAAQASLWFLDRLEGAAPTYNMPLVLRPRRPLDLAALRSALADLTDRHEPLRTRLTTVDGTPVQQIAAPGTVRPDLRVVDCPAAEIEAHLTAAAHHRFDLHDDTPLWAAVYGSTPGEQAVALVLHHVAGDGWSLRPLARDLSTAYAARLAGRAPDWTQPAVQYADYALWQRELLADRAPGSLTVRQIAFWKQALAGLPERTELPFARPRGSSATAGPGGRARQARQAGQAEQAGQAEQAGQVGQVGQVGQGGNRTVRLDARLHGGLQRLADESGASLFMVLHAALAALLTRCGAGTDIPIGTPVAARSDTALDDLIGHFANTLVLRTDTSGDPEFRELLARVKAADLAAYDHQDLPFELLVAELNPNRDADRHPLFQVMLALQNNADAELRLDGEALRLELRHTATAKFDLLVNAVERHGADGRPAGIEVRVDYRTDLFDADRADRLVAAWHELLDTVAADPARRLGELPAPPALPAAQPEADAGTRREHLVRAQDGIRDCVALPAPPTGASTDGSAGPDAPVVLAVPDRDGAARRAAEAVRPARVVAVSDLPRTPQGTVDLAALRELPLLDEQSADAWERELAALPGVLSATVALEPDRPQPGVLQLTTSAATADRAQPADRARQPQPAAGPASLSVGPPLPDPGVATLAEALLRATGAGPQAEVVHVREDGSQVRVGYAQMLAQATRVLGGLRSRGLVPGDAVILQCDDNEDFLAALWGCILGGFVTVPLTVPPSYATASAARAKLEGVHGMLGRPWVVTCARHEDALREVLSADGADSADVTGRADGTGGADGTGGAAAPRVVSVAALRTAAADTDYHPAQPEDTVLMLLTSGSTGLPKAVRLSHRNVLTRSAATAAVNSLTGEDVSLNWIPLDHVTGVVMFHLRDVFLGCRQVHAPTAWVLADPLRWLDLADRHRATVSWAPNFAFGLVAEHAAAMADRSWDLSPLRLLTNAGEVVVAATARRFLKLLAPYGLPQSAMHPGWGMSETSSVVTDSELPAVPTGAEGAVVSCGLPYPGFAMRVVDEQDRVVPEGTAGRLQVRGTSITCGYHDNPEQNAEAFDAEGWFETGDLAYLLGGELFLTGRAKDVIIINGVNHYSHEIEAVAEELPFVERSFTAACAVRSDPAASTDALALFVHLAPGQDEATALRELRGKVTRETGVSPSYLLPVTADEIPKTEIGKIQRTLLRRRFEAGEFDGTINRVERLLGTADTVPDWFLRPVWQCTQAGPAEPRPLGSVLVVAGGADAGPARTLAAELAEQVRADGGLCTVVSWADGPVRRSAADHGLRPDATEDWNALLAQLAADGRAPEAVVHLGALDADREPTDPAALHRAQRGGADSLLCLVKALAERAERAGQGGPAGPHRPVTVQLVTAGGWAVREGEQPGFAHATAGGLLKSLTAELPWLTGSQVDLETGNASGNASGNELDGASARLLLAELRTAATGAGTDSEVAFRGGRRWVRRLAPVDGPLPPVPARLPGAPDGFQVISGGLGGLSGVIAEHLLATPGARLLLLGRTVLPAEDEWDAQIAAGSELGRRLATYRRLRELGEVRYRATDVTDEAQVRSALAQAAEDWGVPLASVLHLAGRFDQRPAVEYTVAEWRAALAAKVTGGWVLARAAAEQPGAAFVAFSSVNGFFGGAFSGAYSAANAFLDALAGHQRLAGRVDARSLAWSRWDELGMSRGTGLAALTEARGYRTVRPADGLRSLRAALVLDEPHLLIGADRGAPWVGSRVVAPARPLHRLAAEVALAGGTDLGALHAAAASAAERVGAGDRWVLRTPGTQSAQPPGDAGTAGQAGPASAPARRDRDRDRQRALEQELAAIWGRVLGTDRVGVLDNFFDLGGSSLLLAKVQALVNARFGSELTVVDLFGHPTVRALAAHLAAVGRPAAERPGTAGSAGSAENGEPPTTEPPTTEPPTTPGRRARDRAARRAAGLTRRPLATEGNVRV; this is translated from the coding sequence ATGGCATCGGTGGCCGTCTACCTGCACCGGTGCACCGGGCTCGGCGAAGTCACGCTCGGATCGGGGCGGTCGACGCTCAAGCCGGCGCCCGGACTGAGCTTCCGGGAGGTGGTGGCACAGCTGGGCGACGGACAACTCCGCTACACGTTCGAGGAGTTGCTCCAGGACCTGGAACTCGCCGAGGGCGACGGCGCGGACGGCCCCGAGCGGGTGGCCCGGCTGGAGCGGTTACTGGAGAGCCTGACCGCGCGCCCCGACGCCCCCGTCGGCCGGGCCGGGTGGCTCTCGCCGCAGGAGCTGACGCTGCTGGAGGAGGCCAACGCGACCGCGCACCCCGTACCGGCGACCACGCTCGTCGACCTGGTCGAGGCGCAGGCGTCGCGCACCCCGGAAGCCGAGGCGGTGCGCTGCGCCGAGCAGAGCCTGGACTTCGCCGGGCTGAACGAGCGGGCGGACCGGATCGCCCGACTGCTGGCCGCGCGCGGGGCCGGCCCGGGGCGGACGGTGGCGGTCGCGCTGCCGCGCTCGACGGAGCTGGTCGTCGCCCTGCTCGGCGTGCTCAAGTCCGGTGCCGCGTACGTCCCGTTGGACCTGGACCACCCGGCGGGCCGGCTCGCGGCGGTGCTGGCCGACACCGGGCCCGCCGCCGTCCTCACCGACCGCGCCGGCGCCGCGGTGCTCGGAACGGCGGGCGCCGGTCCCGCCCTGCTGCGGCTCGACGACGCCGCAGTCACGGCCGAACTCGCCGAACCGACCGGTACGGCTCCGTCCGGCGCCGAGCCCGGCGCGGGCGTGCGGCCGCGTCCGCACGACGCGGCCTACGTCATCCACACCTCGGGCACCACCGGCCGCCCCAAGGGCGTGGTGGTCTCGCACGCCGCCATCTGCAACCGGCTGCTGTGGATGCGGCACGCCTACCGGATCGACGGGCACGACCGGATCCTGCACAAGACCCCGTTCGGCTTCGACGTGTCCGTCTGGGAGCTGTTCCTGCCGCTGATCAGCGGCGCCGCCCTGGTCTGCGCCGAACCGGGCGGCCACCAGGACCCCGGCTACCTCGCCGCGCTGATCCGCCGGGAGCGGATCACCACCGCGCACTTCGTGCCCTCGATGCTGCAAATCTGCGTGCAGGACCCGGAGCCCTGGCAGGGCACCGGACTGCGGCGGATCATCTGCAGCGGCGAGGCGCTGCCGACCGCGCTGGCCGCCCGGGCCGCCGAACTGACCGGGGCGCAGGTGCACAACCTGTACGGACCGACCGAGGCCGCCGTGGACGTCACGGCGTGGGCCCACTCCGCGGCGGACACCACCGCGACCGTGCCGATCGGCCACCCGGTCTGGAACACCCGCACCCACGTGCTGGACGCCGCACTGCGCCCGGTGCCGCCAGGCGCCACCGGGGAGCTGTACGTGGCCGGCGACCAGCTCGCCGACGGGTACCTGGGGCAGCCCGCCCTGACCGCGCAACGCTTCGTCGCCGACCCCTACGGCCCGCCCGGCACCCTGATGTACCGCACCGGCGACCTGGTGCGCCGACTGCCCGGCGGCGAACTGGAGTTCATCGGCCGCGCGGACCAGCAGATCAAGCTGCGCGGGGTCCGGATCGAACCGGCCGGGATCGAGGCGGCACTGCTGGCCCACCCGCAGGTGCGGGCGGCCGCCGTGCTCCTGCGCGAGGACCGCCCGGGCCACCCCTACCTCGCCGCCTACGTGGTGCCGGACCCGGGCGCCGAGCCCGACCCCGGGCGGTGGCGCGCGCACCTGGAGGAGTCGCTGCCCGCCGCGATGGTGCCCGGCGCGTTCGTCGCGCTCGACCGGCTGCCGACCACGGTCAACGGCAAGCTGGACCGCTCGGCCCTGCCCGCCCCCGCCGCGCCGGGCACGGGCCGCGGCGAGAGCCCGCGCACCGCCCGTCAGGCCCTGCTGTGCGAGCTGTTCGAGCAGGTGCTGGGAACACCCGGCGTCGGCCCGCAGGACAGCTTCCTCGAACTCGGCGGGCACTCGCTGAGCGCGGCCCGCCTGTCCGCCCTGGTGCGCGCGGCCGTCGGCGTCGAACTGTCGATCCGCGAGCTGTACGCGCACCCCACGCCCGCCGCACTCGCCGAGCGCCTGGAACACGCGCCGACCGCCCGGCCACCGCTGCTCCCGGGGCCCCGCCCGGCGCAGGTCCCGCTCTCCGCGGCGCAGGCGAGCCTCTGGTTCCTGGACCGGCTGGAGGGCGCGGCACCGACCTACAACATGCCGCTGGTGCTGCGGCCCCGCCGGCCGCTGGACCTCGCCGCACTGCGCTCCGCGCTCGCCGACCTGACCGACCGGCACGAACCGCTGCGCACCCGGCTGACCACCGTCGACGGCACGCCCGTCCAGCAGATCGCCGCGCCCGGCACCGTCCGGCCCGACCTGCGGGTGGTGGACTGCCCGGCGGCGGAGATCGAGGCCCACCTCACGGCTGCCGCGCACCACCGGTTCGACCTGCACGACGACACCCCGCTGTGGGCCGCGGTGTACGGGAGCACCCCCGGCGAGCAGGCGGTGGCCCTGGTGCTGCACCACGTCGCCGGTGACGGCTGGTCGCTGCGGCCGCTGGCGCGGGACCTGTCCACCGCGTACGCCGCGCGACTGGCCGGCCGCGCGCCGGACTGGACGCAGCCGGCGGTCCAGTACGCCGACTACGCGCTGTGGCAGCGCGAGCTGCTCGCCGACCGGGCGCCCGGGAGCTTGACGGTCCGTCAGATTGCCTTCTGGAAGCAGGCGTTGGCCGGACTGCCGGAGCGGACGGAGCTGCCCTTCGCCCGTCCGCGCGGCAGCTCCGCCACGGCCGGGCCGGGCGGCCGAGCCAGGCAGGCCAGGCAGGCCGGGCAGGCCGAGCAGGCCGGGCAGGCCGAGCAGGCCGGGCAGGTCGGGCAGGTCGGGCAGGTCGGGCAGGGCGGCAACCGCACGGTCCGGCTCGACGCCCGGCTGCACGGCGGGCTGCAGCGCCTCGCCGACGAGAGCGGGGCCAGCCTGTTCATGGTGCTGCACGCCGCCCTGGCCGCGCTGCTCACCCGCTGCGGCGCCGGGACCGACATCCCGATCGGCACCCCGGTCGCCGCCCGCAGCGACACCGCCCTGGATGACCTGATCGGCCACTTCGCCAACACGCTGGTGCTGCGCACCGACACCTCCGGCGACCCGGAGTTCCGCGAGCTGCTGGCCCGGGTCAAGGCGGCGGACCTGGCCGCGTACGACCACCAGGACCTCCCGTTCGAGCTGCTGGTCGCCGAGCTGAACCCGAACCGGGACGCGGACCGGCACCCGCTGTTCCAGGTGATGCTGGCGCTGCAGAACAACGCCGACGCCGAACTGCGCCTCGACGGGGAGGCGCTGCGGCTGGAGCTGCGGCACACCGCGACGGCGAAGTTCGACCTGCTCGTCAACGCCGTCGAGCGACACGGCGCGGACGGGCGGCCGGCGGGCATCGAGGTCCGGGTGGACTACCGCACCGACCTGTTCGACGCGGACCGCGCGGACCGGCTGGTCGCGGCCTGGCACGAACTGCTGGACACCGTCGCCGCCGACCCGGCCCGACGCCTCGGCGAACTGCCCGCGCCGCCCGCGCTCCCCGCCGCGCAGCCGGAGGCGGACGCCGGGACGCGCCGGGAGCACCTGGTGCGCGCCCAGGACGGCATCCGCGACTGCGTCGCGCTGCCCGCGCCGCCGACCGGCGCCTCGACCGACGGCTCGGCAGGGCCGGATGCCCCGGTCGTGCTGGCCGTGCCCGACCGGGACGGCGCGGCGCGCCGGGCGGCCGAAGCGGTGCGGCCGGCCCGGGTGGTCGCCGTCTCGGACCTGCCGCGCACCCCGCAGGGCACCGTGGACCTGGCGGCGCTGCGCGAACTGCCGCTGCTGGACGAGCAGTCGGCGGACGCCTGGGAGCGCGAACTCGCCGCGCTGCCCGGCGTGCTGTCCGCGACCGTCGCGCTGGAGCCGGACCGGCCGCAGCCCGGCGTGCTGCAGCTCACCACCAGCGCCGCGACCGCCGACCGCGCGCAGCCGGCCGACCGGGCACGGCAGCCGCAGCCGGCCGCCGGGCCCGCCTCGCTCAGCGTCGGCCCGCCGCTGCCCGACCCCGGCGTGGCCACCCTGGCCGAGGCGCTGCTGCGGGCCACCGGGGCCGGGCCGCAGGCCGAGGTGGTGCACGTGCGCGAGGACGGCTCGCAGGTCCGGGTCGGCTACGCGCAGATGCTCGCCCAGGCCACCCGCGTCCTGGGCGGGCTGCGCAGCCGCGGCCTGGTGCCCGGGGACGCCGTGATCCTCCAGTGCGACGACAACGAGGACTTCCTGGCCGCGCTCTGGGGCTGCATCCTGGGCGGGTTCGTCACGGTGCCGCTGACCGTGCCGCCGTCGTACGCCACCGCGTCGGCCGCCCGCGCCAAGCTGGAGGGCGTGCACGGCATGCTCGGCCGCCCCTGGGTGGTCACCTGCGCCCGGCACGAGGACGCGCTGCGCGAGGTGCTGAGCGCGGACGGGGCGGACAGCGCGGACGTTACTGGCAGGGCGGACGGTACTGGCGGGGCGGACGGTACTGGCGGCGCGGCAGCGCCGAGGGTCGTCTCCGTCGCGGCCCTGCGCACCGCCGCGGCCGACACCGACTACCACCCGGCGCAGCCCGAGGACACCGTGCTGATGCTGCTGACCTCCGGCAGCACCGGACTGCCCAAGGCCGTCCGGCTCAGCCACCGCAACGTCCTGACCCGCTCGGCCGCCACCGCCGCGGTCAACTCGCTGACCGGCGAGGACGTCTCGCTGAACTGGATCCCGCTGGACCACGTCACCGGCGTGGTGATGTTCCACCTGCGCGACGTGTTCCTGGGCTGCCGGCAGGTGCACGCGCCCACCGCCTGGGTGCTGGCCGACCCGCTGCGCTGGCTCGACCTCGCCGACCGGCACCGCGCCACCGTCAGCTGGGCGCCCAACTTCGCCTTCGGCCTGGTCGCCGAGCACGCGGCCGCGATGGCGGACCGCAGCTGGGACCTGTCGCCGCTGCGCCTGCTCACCAACGCCGGTGAGGTGGTGGTCGCCGCCACCGCGCGCCGCTTCCTGAAACTGCTGGCGCCGTACGGGCTGCCGCAGAGCGCGATGCACCCGGGCTGGGGGATGTCCGAGACCTCCTCGGTGGTCACCGACTCCGAGCTGCCCGCGGTCCCCACCGGGGCCGAGGGCGCGGTGGTCAGCTGCGGCCTGCCCTACCCCGGGTTCGCCATGCGGGTGGTGGACGAGCAGGACCGGGTCGTGCCGGAGGGCACGGCCGGACGGCTGCAGGTCCGCGGCACCTCGATCACCTGCGGGTACCACGACAACCCGGAGCAGAACGCCGAGGCGTTCGACGCCGAAGGCTGGTTCGAGACCGGCGACCTGGCCTACCTGCTGGGCGGCGAACTGTTCCTGACCGGCCGGGCCAAGGACGTCATCATCATCAACGGCGTCAACCACTACAGCCACGAGATCGAGGCGGTCGCCGAAGAACTCCCGTTCGTGGAGCGCTCGTTCACCGCCGCCTGCGCCGTGCGCAGCGACCCGGCGGCGAGCACCGACGCACTCGCGCTCTTCGTCCACCTCGCTCCGGGACAGGACGAGGCGACGGCGCTGCGCGAGCTGCGCGGCAAGGTGACCAGGGAGACCGGGGTCAGCCCCTCCTACCTGCTGCCGGTCACGGCGGACGAGATCCCGAAGACCGAGATCGGCAAGATCCAGCGCACCCTGCTGCGCCGCCGCTTCGAGGCGGGCGAGTTCGACGGGACGATCAACCGGGTCGAACGCCTGCTCGGGACCGCGGACACCGTGCCGGACTGGTTCCTGCGCCCGGTCTGGCAGTGCACCCAGGCCGGCCCCGCCGAGCCGCGGCCGCTCGGCAGCGTGCTCGTCGTGGCCGGGGGAGCTGACGCCGGACCGGCCCGCACGCTCGCCGCGGAGCTGGCGGAGCAGGTGCGGGCGGACGGCGGCCTGTGCACCGTGGTGTCCTGGGCCGACGGCCCGGTCCGGCGCAGCGCCGCGGACCACGGCCTGCGCCCCGACGCCACCGAGGACTGGAACGCACTGCTGGCACAGCTGGCGGCGGACGGGCGGGCCCCGGAGGCCGTCGTGCACCTGGGCGCCCTCGACGCGGACCGGGAGCCGACCGACCCGGCCGCCCTGCACCGGGCCCAGCGCGGCGGCGCCGACAGCCTGCTGTGCCTCGTCAAGGCACTGGCCGAGCGGGCCGAGCGGGCCGGGCAGGGCGGGCCGGCCGGGCCGCACCGCCCGGTCACCGTGCAACTGGTGACCGCCGGGGGCTGGGCGGTCCGGGAGGGCGAGCAGCCCGGGTTCGCGCACGCCACGGCGGGCGGCCTGCTGAAGAGCCTGACGGCCGAACTACCGTGGCTGACCGGCAGTCAGGTCGACCTGGAGACGGGCAACGCGTCGGGCAACGCGTCGGGCAACGAGCTGGACGGCGCTTCGGCCCGGCTCCTGCTCGCGGAGCTGCGAACCGCCGCGACCGGTGCCGGCACCGACAGCGAGGTCGCGTTCCGCGGCGGCCGGCGCTGGGTGCGCCGACTGGCGCCGGTGGACGGGCCGCTGCCGCCGGTCCCCGCCCGGCTGCCCGGCGCACCGGACGGCTTCCAGGTGATCAGCGGTGGTCTCGGCGGGCTGTCCGGCGTGATCGCCGAGCACCTGCTGGCCACCCCGGGCGCCCGACTGCTGCTGTTGGGCCGGACCGTGCTGCCCGCGGAGGACGAGTGGGACGCGCAGATCGCGGCCGGCTCCGAGCTCGGCCGCCGGCTGGCCACCTACCGCCGGCTGCGCGAACTCGGCGAGGTCCGCTACCGGGCCACCGACGTGACGGACGAGGCGCAGGTCCGGTCGGCTCTCGCGCAGGCGGCCGAGGACTGGGGCGTGCCGCTCGCCTCGGTCCTCCACCTGGCCGGGCGGTTCGACCAGCGCCCGGCGGTGGAGTACACCGTCGCCGAGTGGCGGGCGGCGCTGGCCGCCAAGGTCACCGGCGGCTGGGTGCTCGCCCGGGCGGCCGCCGAGCAGCCCGGCGCGGCGTTCGTCGCGTTCTCCTCCGTCAACGGGTTCTTCGGCGGAGCGTTCAGCGGCGCCTACTCGGCCGCGAACGCCTTCCTCGACGCGCTGGCCGGGCACCAGCGGCTCGCCGGACGCGTCGACGCCCGCAGCCTGGCCTGGAGCCGCTGGGACGAGCTGGGGATGAGCCGCGGCACCGGCCTGGCCGCCCTGACCGAGGCCCGCGGCTACCGGACAGTGCGCCCGGCCGACGGCCTGCGGAGCCTCCGGGCCGCGCTCGTCCTGGACGAGCCGCACCTGCTGATCGGCGCGGACCGCGGTGCGCCCTGGGTGGGCAGCCGGGTGGTCGCCCCGGCCCGCCCGCTGCACCGGCTCGCGGCCGAGGTCGCGCTGGCCGGGGGCACCGACCTCGGAGCCCTGCACGCCGCCGCGGCGAGCGCGGCCGAGCGGGTCGGCGCCGGGGACCGCTGGGTGCTGCGCACGCCCGGAACGCAGTCGGCGCAGCCCCCCGGGGACGCCGGGACCGCCGGACAGGCCGGCCCGGCGTCGGCCCCGGCCCGCCGCGACCGGGACCGCGACCGGCAGCGCGCGCTGGAGCAGGAGCTGGCCGCGATCTGGGGCCGGGTGCTCGGCACCGACCGGGTCGGCGTGCTGGACAACTTCTTCGACCTGGGCGGCAGTTCGCTGCTGCTGGCCAAGGTGCAGGCACTGGTCAACGCCCGGTTCGGCAGCGAGCTCACGGTCGTCGACCTGTTCGGCCACCCCACGGTGCGCGCGCTCGCCGCCCACCTGGCCGCCGTCGGCCGCCCGGCCGCGGAGCGGCCCGGGACCGCCGGGAGCGCCGGGAGCGCGGAGAACGGCGAGCCACCGACCACCGAGCCTCCGACCACCGAGCCTCCGACGACCCCGGGCCGCCGCGCCCGCGACCGGGCCGCCCGCCGGGCCGCCGGCCTCACCCGCCGCCCGCTCGCCACCGAAGGGAACGTACGTGTCTGA